In a genomic window of Branchiostoma lanceolatum isolate klBraLanc5 chromosome 12, klBraLanc5.hap2, whole genome shotgun sequence:
- the LOC136445614 gene encoding programmed cell death 6-interacting protein-like isoform X1, with protein MASSFLAVPLKKSSEVDLVKPLEKFIKNTYSGPGGTQDDFVPQLKELDKLRDSATCKTLDRHDSSLELIQKYYDQLGAIEAKLPITENQEDEPPTPYQIRVNFTWYDAFDQGMLFLGKMKKTMSSGDYERMCVLFNIGALMSQIAAAQNLSMDDGLKNSAKYLQQAAGVFTHIKESMAGPFQQVVTPDLSLEMLSTLSVVMLAQAQEAILLKSIQDKMKEAIIAKLSMQASDLYSDAMKQAQNPHFGDLLPKEWIPTLAGKQAMYHAQAEYHMSLLAKKNKNIGEEIARLKHALELAKTGSSRAGSTMDMKDFIGKLQRAHDAADKDNNFIYHDRVPELSTLPAIGRAVVAKALPLSKPMNPKSTDLFEKLVPLAVHQALTGYETRKADVVNREVGRLREATQLMNSVLASFNLPAAIEDLSGDTVPQSILDKGAAIKERGGIEKINQLIQDLPELLQRNKEVLDEANRVLDEEEKTDSELRANFKERWTRTASAQLYSPLRAEGGKYQSILDNAIHADTIVREKYNKHAENITLLCKPEDLTGKIPSSSPAAALQNSKCVTDLRQLMEEVETIKAERDVIESEIKEAKTDISSKFLTALAQDGVVNEESLSVGELDRMFSPLQKQVTDSVSRQESLMGKIQTANTEFCQQKQASGSANQREEKLKDLAAAHDAFMELLGNLEEGTKFYNELLLLLVKFQTKCNDIVFARKTEKDEHLKDLQENIAKQPSQSAPAPPAYQASGPGGAAKAPPPRPPPPSVQPQQNQQQQQQPPAQQAPAGSQPPQLNMPQAGQPQYGYNNPQYYSPPPMPTSYNPYATMQYQPPPQQGATAPYGQQPGAPPYPQQQQAAPPYPQQQYAPQYPQPAYNPYAPPSQYNPYQQQQQH; from the exons ATGGCGTCGTCGTTTTTGGCTGTCCCGCTGAAGAAGTCGTCTGAAGTAGACCTTGTAAAACCCCTGGAAAAATTCATCAAGAACACTTACTCCGGACCAGGAGGGACCCAAGATGACTTCGTACCCCAGCTGAAGGAACTGGACAAGTTGCGAGATTCTGCAACCTGCAAGACGCTGGATAGACATGATAGTTCCTTGGAGCTCATCCAGAA GTACTACGATCAGCTCGGTGCAATTGAAGCCAAGCTGCCAATCACAGAGAACCAG GAAGACGAACCCCCCACCCCCTACCAG ATCCGAGTCAACTTCACCTGGTATGATGCCTTCGACCAGGGAATGCTGTTTCTGGGAAAGATGAAGAAGA ccATGTCATCTGGAGACTATGAGAGGATGTGTGTGCTGTTCAACATCGGAGCACTGATGAGCCAAATAGCTGCTGCACAAAACCTAAGCATGGACGATGGCCTGAAAAACTCTGCTAAGTACCTGCAG CAAGCTGCTGGTGTGTTCACGCACATCAAAGAGTCCATGGCAGGACCCTTCCAACAGgtggtgacccctgacctctcccTGGAGATGCTCAGCACCCTGTCTGTTGTCATGTTGGCCCAGGCCCAGGAGGCCATCCTGCTCAAGTCTATACAAG ACAAGATGAAGGAAGCCATCATTGCCAAGTTGTCCATGCAGGCGTCTGACCTGTACTCTGATGCTATGAAACAGGCACAAAACCCGCACTTCGGAGATTTACTCCCAAAG GAGTGGATCCCAACTCTAGCTGGGAAGCAGGCCATGTACCATGCTCAGGCTGAGTACCACATGTCACTTCTGGCcaagaagaacaagaacatTGGAGAGGAGATAGCCAGGCTTAAG CATGCCCTAGAGCTGGCAAAGACCGGGAGCAGTAGGGCAGGGTCAACCATGGACATGAAGGACTTCATCGGGAAACTCCAGCGCGCACACGACGCTGCCGACAAGGACAACAACTTCATCTACCACGACCGCGTTCCCGAACTCAGCACCCTGCCTGCCATTGGTCGAGCTGTTGTGGCGAAGGCTTTGCCCCTTTCCAAACCCATGAATCCCAAGTC TACAGACCTGTTTGAGAAGCTGGTTCCCCTGGCGGTGCACCAGGCGCTGACGGGTTACGAGACTCGTAAGGCGGACGTGGTGAACAGGGAGGTGGGGCGGCTGAGGGAAGCCACTCAACTCATGAACag tgttctgGCATCATTTAATCTACCAGCTGCGATCGAGGACTTGTCAGGCGACACCGTCCCCCAGTCTATCCTGGACAAGGGTGCAGCCATCAAGGAGAGGGGAGGCATCGAGAAGATCAACCAGCTCATCCAAGACTTACCGGAACTGCTGCAGAGGAACAAGGAGGTTCTAGATGAG GCTAATCGTGTCCTGGATGAGGAAGAAAAAACTGACAGCGAATTGCGGGCGAACTTCAAGGAGAGGTGGACGCGAACGGCGTCCGCCCAGCTGTACAGTCCGCTGAGGGCGGAGGGCGGGAAGTACCAGTCCATCCTGGATAACGCCATCCACGCTGACACCATCGTACGGGAGAAGTACAACAAGCACGCAGAGAACATCACCCTGCTATGTAAGCCTGAG GATCTGACAGGGAAGATTCCTTCATCCAGCCCAGCAGCAGCCTTACAGAACAGCAAG TGCGTGACGGACCTGCGCCAGTTGATGGAGGAAGTGGAGACGATAAAGGCGGAGAGAGACGTCATCGAGTCAGAGATCAAGGAGGCCAAGACTGACATCT CGTCTAAGTTCCTGACTGCTCTGGCCCAGGACGGTGTTGTGAACGAGGAGAGTCTGTCGGTGGGAGAGCTGGACAGGATGTTCAGCCCCTTACAGAAACAGGTCACAGACAGTGTGTCCAGGCAGGAAAGCCTGATGGGGAAGATTCAG ACTGCCAACACAGAGTTCTGCCAGCAGAAACAGGCCAGCggatcagccaatcagagggaaGAGAAGCTGAAGGACCTGGCCGCTGCACACGACGCCTTTATGGAGCTGCTGGGTAATCTGGAGGAAGGGACCAAG TTCTACAACGAGCTTCTGCTGCTTCTGGTCAAGTTCCAGACCAAGTGTAACGACATCGTCTTTGCACGAAAGACAGAGAAAGATGAACACCTTAA AGACTTGCAGGAGAACATAGCCAAGCAGCCGTCGCAGTCTGCCCCTGCCCCACCAGCCTACCAGGCGTCTG GACCTGGCGGAGCGGCCAAGGCACCCCCacctcgcccccctcccccttcggtGCAGCCGCAGCAAAaccaacagcagcagcagcagccacCTGCACAGCAAGCACCTGCTGGCTCCCAGCCGCCGCAGCTGAACATGCCACAGGCGGGACAGCCCCAGTACGGCTACAACAACCCCCAGTACTACAGCCCTCCCCCCATGCCCACCAGCTACAACCCCTATGCAACCATGCAGTACCAGCCGCCTCCACAGCAGGGCGCTACTGCACCATACGGCCAGCAGCCCGGAGCCCCGCCCTACCCCCAGCAGCAGCAAGCTGCCCCGCCCTACCCACAACAACAGTACGCCCCCCAGTACCCCCAACCTGCGTACAACCCATACGCACCCCCCTCCCAGTATAACCCAtatcaacaacagcagcagcattGA
- the LOC136445614 gene encoding programmed cell death 6-interacting protein-like isoform X2 encodes MASSFLAVPLKKSSEVDLVKPLEKFIKNTYSGPGGTQDDFVPQLKELDKLRDSATCKTLDRHDSSLELIQKYYDQLGAIEAKLPITENQEDEPPTPYQIRVNFTWYDAFDQGMLFLGKMKKTMSSGDYERMCVLFNIGALMSQIAAAQNLSMDDGLKNSAKYLQQAAGVFTHIKESMAGPFQQVVTPDLSLEMLSTLSVVMLAQAQEAILLKSIQDKMKEAIIAKLSMQASDLYSDAMKQAQNPHFGDLLPKEWIPTLAGKQAMYHAQAEYHMSLLAKKNKNIGEEIARLKHALELAKTGSSRAGSTMDMKDFIGKLQRAHDAADKDNNFIYHDRVPELSTLPAIGRAVVAKALPLSKPMNPKSSDLFEKLVPLAVHQALTGYETRKADVVNREVGRLREATQLMNSVLASFNLPAAIEDLSGDTVPQSILDKGAAIKERGGIEKINQLIQDLPELLQRNKEVLDEANRVLDEEEKTDSELRANFKERWTRTASAQLYSPLRAEGGKYQSILDNAIHADTIVREKYNKHAENITLLCKPEDLTGKIPSSSPAAALQNSKCVTDLRQLMEEVETIKAERDVIESEIKEAKTDISSKFLTALAQDGVVNEESLSVGELDRMFSPLQKQVTDSVSRQESLMGKIQTANTEFCQQKQASGSANQREEKLKDLAAAHDAFMELLGNLEEGTKFYNELLLLLVKFQTKCNDIVFARKTEKDEHLKDLQENIAKQPSQSAPAPPAYQASGPGGAAKAPPPRPPPPSVQPQQNQQQQQQPPAQQAPAGSQPPQLNMPQAGQPQYGYNNPQYYSPPPMPTSYNPYATMQYQPPPQQGATAPYGQQPGAPPYPQQQQAAPPYPQQQYAPQYPQPAYNPYAPPSQYNPYQQQQQH; translated from the exons ATGGCGTCGTCGTTTTTGGCTGTCCCGCTGAAGAAGTCGTCTGAAGTAGACCTTGTAAAACCCCTGGAAAAATTCATCAAGAACACTTACTCCGGACCAGGAGGGACCCAAGATGACTTCGTACCCCAGCTGAAGGAACTGGACAAGTTGCGAGATTCTGCAACCTGCAAGACGCTGGATAGACATGATAGTTCCTTGGAGCTCATCCAGAA GTACTACGATCAGCTCGGTGCAATTGAAGCCAAGCTGCCAATCACAGAGAACCAG GAAGACGAACCCCCCACCCCCTACCAG ATCCGAGTCAACTTCACCTGGTATGATGCCTTCGACCAGGGAATGCTGTTTCTGGGAAAGATGAAGAAGA ccATGTCATCTGGAGACTATGAGAGGATGTGTGTGCTGTTCAACATCGGAGCACTGATGAGCCAAATAGCTGCTGCACAAAACCTAAGCATGGACGATGGCCTGAAAAACTCTGCTAAGTACCTGCAG CAAGCTGCTGGTGTGTTCACGCACATCAAAGAGTCCATGGCAGGACCCTTCCAACAGgtggtgacccctgacctctcccTGGAGATGCTCAGCACCCTGTCTGTTGTCATGTTGGCCCAGGCCCAGGAGGCCATCCTGCTCAAGTCTATACAAG ACAAGATGAAGGAAGCCATCATTGCCAAGTTGTCCATGCAGGCGTCTGACCTGTACTCTGATGCTATGAAACAGGCACAAAACCCGCACTTCGGAGATTTACTCCCAAAG GAGTGGATCCCAACTCTAGCTGGGAAGCAGGCCATGTACCATGCTCAGGCTGAGTACCACATGTCACTTCTGGCcaagaagaacaagaacatTGGAGAGGAGATAGCCAGGCTTAAG CATGCCCTAGAGCTGGCAAAGACCGGGAGCAGTAGGGCAGGGTCAACCATGGACATGAAGGACTTCATCGGGAAACTCCAGCGCGCACACGACGCTGCCGACAAGGACAACAACTTCATCTACCACGACCGCGTTCCCGAACTCAGCACCCTGCCTGCCATTGGTCGAGCTGTTGTGGCGAAGGCTTTGCCCCTTTCCAAACCCATGAATCCCAAGTCCTCAG ACCTGTTTGAGAAGCTGGTTCCCCTGGCGGTGCACCAGGCGCTGACGGGTTACGAGACTCGTAAGGCGGACGTGGTGAACAGGGAGGTGGGGCGGCTGAGGGAAGCCACTCAACTCATGAACag tgttctgGCATCATTTAATCTACCAGCTGCGATCGAGGACTTGTCAGGCGACACCGTCCCCCAGTCTATCCTGGACAAGGGTGCAGCCATCAAGGAGAGGGGAGGCATCGAGAAGATCAACCAGCTCATCCAAGACTTACCGGAACTGCTGCAGAGGAACAAGGAGGTTCTAGATGAG GCTAATCGTGTCCTGGATGAGGAAGAAAAAACTGACAGCGAATTGCGGGCGAACTTCAAGGAGAGGTGGACGCGAACGGCGTCCGCCCAGCTGTACAGTCCGCTGAGGGCGGAGGGCGGGAAGTACCAGTCCATCCTGGATAACGCCATCCACGCTGACACCATCGTACGGGAGAAGTACAACAAGCACGCAGAGAACATCACCCTGCTATGTAAGCCTGAG GATCTGACAGGGAAGATTCCTTCATCCAGCCCAGCAGCAGCCTTACAGAACAGCAAG TGCGTGACGGACCTGCGCCAGTTGATGGAGGAAGTGGAGACGATAAAGGCGGAGAGAGACGTCATCGAGTCAGAGATCAAGGAGGCCAAGACTGACATCT CGTCTAAGTTCCTGACTGCTCTGGCCCAGGACGGTGTTGTGAACGAGGAGAGTCTGTCGGTGGGAGAGCTGGACAGGATGTTCAGCCCCTTACAGAAACAGGTCACAGACAGTGTGTCCAGGCAGGAAAGCCTGATGGGGAAGATTCAG ACTGCCAACACAGAGTTCTGCCAGCAGAAACAGGCCAGCggatcagccaatcagagggaaGAGAAGCTGAAGGACCTGGCCGCTGCACACGACGCCTTTATGGAGCTGCTGGGTAATCTGGAGGAAGGGACCAAG TTCTACAACGAGCTTCTGCTGCTTCTGGTCAAGTTCCAGACCAAGTGTAACGACATCGTCTTTGCACGAAAGACAGAGAAAGATGAACACCTTAA AGACTTGCAGGAGAACATAGCCAAGCAGCCGTCGCAGTCTGCCCCTGCCCCACCAGCCTACCAGGCGTCTG GACCTGGCGGAGCGGCCAAGGCACCCCCacctcgcccccctcccccttcggtGCAGCCGCAGCAAAaccaacagcagcagcagcagccacCTGCACAGCAAGCACCTGCTGGCTCCCAGCCGCCGCAGCTGAACATGCCACAGGCGGGACAGCCCCAGTACGGCTACAACAACCCCCAGTACTACAGCCCTCCCCCCATGCCCACCAGCTACAACCCCTATGCAACCATGCAGTACCAGCCGCCTCCACAGCAGGGCGCTACTGCACCATACGGCCAGCAGCCCGGAGCCCCGCCCTACCCCCAGCAGCAGCAAGCTGCCCCGCCCTACCCACAACAACAGTACGCCCCCCAGTACCCCCAACCTGCGTACAACCCATACGCACCCCCCTCCCAGTATAACCCAtatcaacaacagcagcagcattGA